The genomic interval ACGAGCTTTCTGACAAGTATAAGTGCGTACTGGGGATGAGATATTATTCTGCGCAAGATCGTATGATACATTTGAAGGGGAAGTTAATTGAGTTTGGTCACTCAAATATTAACTTCCTCCAACTCATTCGTTAATTTAACCTGAATCTTTTGAACTTGCTGTTATCTTGAGCCGACTTGCGTAAATATGATTAATGGACGGGTTGCCAAAAACGAGCTTTCCCTTATTTTTCCTACTCGCGGAACTAACTCTGAGCGAATAGAAAAGGGTAAAAATAACAAATAAAGAATAAGAGCACCGGTAAACGAGGTAGAGAGCAAAGTCTATAGGTTTTCCTGACCATTTTCGGTCAATCCCTATGGGAGTGTAGTATGGATATAATTTGATGGCGTATTTGTGGTAATTTTTCAGGAAAATATCTGTAGTCTAAATACAAACCTCCTATTAAAATAGCACTTACTAAAGCTACAATGTTTCGCCTTTCAGGCTGATGACTCTCTCTGCGATATTCGGGATACCATCTGTTGGGATCTATAGCCATGTGAATAATATTAATCAAGTCTCTTTTATTCTCAATCTGATTCTTCGAGCACCCTTGATGCTCGTGGAGCCGACCAAGGGATTTGAACCCTCAACCTACAGTTTACCTGTCCGCCGTACATATTGGAGCCGATGAGAGGAGTTGAACCTCCGGCCTTTCCCTTACGAAGGGATCGCTCTACCACTGAGCTACATCGGCACGGTTGATTAAGTTGTACTATGGAAGGCGGGCGATACTGTCGCTCTACCGTTGAGCTAGGTCGGCACAAAAAAGCAGGTAATAGTTCTTCATGCTATCACCTGCTGACAATCATTTATTGAGACACCAACTGTAACTGCATCACACTCTTAAGCATACCTCCTTCTACCACGTTGTAGCCTGCTAAATTGTTTAGTATATCGATTAGAGGTTTGACTTGTTCAGTATAGATTTGAATTTGTTCTTGTTCCATTGCCATAGTAACAAATGGTAAGAAGGCGTCAGCTAAACCTTTGATATCAAAATACATAATACTATTCGCGCCATTGATCTGTTTCAATAAGGCAGGATATTTACCAGATTGGCCCAATGATGTAGTGGGCTGAGCGAGGGTATCAATGATCTTTTTGATGCCGGATTGGGCACTGCTGATCACCAAAGATTTATTATCTTTCAAAAAGCCATAATTGTAGAGCGTTTCCGTGCCGTCGAGAGAACCAAATGAATGAACAGTAACACCATTAATGTTTTCAGTAGTAGGAGCTGGCATTGGTATCCCTGCTAAAGTATTAGCTTCGGTAACAATAGCATTAGTTAATTTATCCATTGTTGCTTGAGCGCGAACCATATCTTGTACCTCAGTAATAACCGTTAGAGCCAATGGCATCAAGATACTTTCATTGCGATGAAACGTAAGTGCTGTAGTCTTGGCAAATAAAGGTGCAATGTCTGCTTGAATACTAATGTTATTAGCTTGTTCAAATTCACGAATCATACTAACTGGACCTGGGTCTCCCATAGTAGCAGCCTCTGTCTCTAATGCTTGCAATAGTGGGCCAATCACCATGCCCAATTGCTGATTCAAATTATTACCTTCAATAAAATAAAGGGTATTTTCGGGAATGCTGGTAACATAAGTGGAAGCTGCATTGGCATAGGTTTGAGCAATTGCTGGATCGGCAAAGGCCATAAATGTATCACTATATAGACCCTTATCGTTGAGAGTGATACCACTAATGGAATGTGACCGGTACATTGGATTTTGAGCCAGAGCTTGATAGAGAGCTTGATTAAGTGCTTCAGTACCGCCAGTATTCATGCCGGGTTGTTGAAATGCGGTTAAATATTTGTTGTTATTTAGATAAACAATACCTAATTGGGGGCCACTGATTTTAGTGATCAAACTATTGAATTGAGGATTTTGCTTGAAATTTGGTAGTGCAGGATTAGTGCTTTTTTGTAACACTTGCTCCATAGCTGCTCGATTAGCAGTCAGCATTACCAATTGATTATTGATATTGGTGATAAAAGTAGCGGTACTAGTTTCAACAGTGGGTACTGGTAATACTGTTGATTGGCCAGTGATATCAGTTGCGGTGGGGACTGGTGTGCTGTTGTGAGTAATTTCAGTGACAGCGTGATTGTTGATTTGGATTTCTTTGGTTACTAAATTGGCTTCATTATTTGCTAAAAATCCTTTTAAGGTAACGATTGTTTGTTTAGCTTCTTCGGCTGATTTACTCTCGATACCAATAATGATATCGCTACTCATCTCAGTTTGCTGAACGGCATCTGCTACCCAACCAATATGGATTTTCTTACCTGCCAAATACTCTAAAGCCTGCACCACTTTACCTTCCACTTCGGCCTGAGTACTAGTATCAGTCGCTAGGCTAGCATTAAGTGAGCTTTGCAAAATATAATTACCCATTTGTTGCAAGCCGCCCTTAAGGGTATTGATATTCTTCAACAATTCAGCGTTGCTAGCTAATCTGCTCATTACACTAGGATTTGCTAAATCTAGATGGGCG from Candidatus Abawacabacteria bacterium carries:
- a CDS encoding DUF3352 domain-containing protein; its protein translation is MRRLATIVLSIVIILGLGSATYAYVANQRAWWPFTNSTVSTTASNNFAELLPPDPVLYAHLDLANPSVMSRLASNAELLKNINTLKGGLQQMGNYILQSSLNASLATDTSTQAEVEGKVVQALEYLAGKKIHIGWVADAVQQTEMSSDIIIGIESKSAEEAKQTIVTLKGFLANNEANLVTKEIQINNHAVTEITHNSTPVPTATDITGQSTVLPVPTVETSTATFITNINNQLVMLTANRAAMEQVLQKSTNPALPNFKQNPQFNSLITKISGPQLGIVYLNNNKYLTAFQQPGMNTGGTEALNQALYQALAQNPMYRSHSISGITLNDKGLYSDTFMAFADPAIAQTYANAASTYVTSIPENTLYFIEGNNLNQQLGMVIGPLLQALETEAATMGDPGPVSMIREFEQANNISIQADIAPLFAKTTALTFHRNESILMPLALTVITEVQDMVRAQATMDKLTNAIVTEANTLAGIPMPAPTTENINGVTVHSFGSLDGTETLYNYGFLKDNKSLVISSAQSGIKKIIDTLAQPTTSLGQSGKYPALLKQINGANSIMYFDIKGLADAFLPFVTMAMEQEQIQIYTEQVKPLIDILNNLAGYNVVEGGMLKSVMQLQLVSQ